The following are from one region of the Candidatus Bipolaricaulota bacterium genome:
- a CDS encoding sodium/proton-translocating pyrophosphatase: MTYLVAIPGVISVLALLSAYTFNRSVIRKAQGTDRMKELQGYIRSGAFTFMLEEARVMAITMVVIGILLWVLFYWEIAVAFWLGSLLSMAAGFIGMNAATHANARTTQGARKSFKEALTVAFSGGSVMGLSVAGLAVGGLVLIFLIFRHLFDPTTLHIQTRYLFGIKSAGVNFIKGALVVSAYSMGASLVALFDRVGGGIYTKAADTAADLVGKVEMHIPEDDPRNP, from the coding sequence CCTGTTGAGCGCGTACACATTCAACCGTTCCGTCATCCGCAAGGCGCAGGGAACGGACCGGATGAAGGAGCTCCAGGGGTACATCCGCTCCGGGGCGTTCACCTTTATGCTGGAAGAGGCGCGGGTGATGGCGATCACGATGGTCGTGATCGGCATTCTCCTGTGGGTCCTGTTCTACTGGGAGATCGCCGTGGCGTTCTGGCTCGGGTCGCTCCTCTCCATGGCGGCCGGGTTCATCGGAATGAACGCCGCTACTCACGCCAACGCCCGTACGACGCAGGGGGCGCGCAAGTCGTTCAAGGAGGCGCTCACGGTGGCGTTCTCCGGCGGGAGCGTGATGGGGCTATCCGTAGCCGGCCTGGCCGTAGGAGGGCTCGTCCTCATCTTCCTCATCTTCCGCCACCTGTTCGACCCGACTACCCTCCATATCCAGACACGGTACCTGTTCGGGATCAAGAGCGCCGGAGTGAACTTCATCAAGGGAGCTCTTGTGGTCAGTGCCTACTCGATGGGGGCATCCCTCGTCGCGCTGTTCGACCGCGTCGGCGGCGGGATCTACACCAAGGCGGCCGATACCGCGGCCGACCTCGTCGGGAAGGTCGAGATGCACATCCCGGAGGACGACCCGCGCAACCCGG